Proteins encoded together in one Laspinema palackyanum D2c window:
- the topA gene encoding type I DNA topoisomerase: protein MSTLVIVESPTKARTIRNFLPNDYRVEASMGHVRDLPSSADEIPEQVKGEKWAQLGVNVEADFEPLYVIPKTKQKVVKTLKDALKQADELILATDEDREGESISWHLQEVLKPKVPIKRMVFHEITREAIRDALNNCRTIDYQLVHAQETRRILDRLVGYTLSPLLWKKIASGLSAGRVQSVAVRLLVQRERQRRAFRQGSYWDLKARLVQAKTPFETKLVTLGDRKVATGSDFDESTGQIIAGRNVVLLNEEQARALVTQLTGKPWQVAKVEERPTTRKPSPPFTTSTLQQEANRKLRLSARDTMKIAQSLYENGYITYMRTDSVHLSEQALTAARTCVAEMYGKEYLSPKPRQYATKSKGAQEAHEAIRPAGSSFRTPQQTPLSGRELQLYDLIWKRTVASQMADARQTIVAVDLQVENAGFRSSGKRIDFPGFLRAYVEGSDDPDAALEDQEVILPALKVGDRPNCQNIEAVGHETQPPARYTEASLVKTLESEGIGRPSTYASIISTIIDRGYSILKGNALVPTFTAFAVTDLLEKYFPELVDPGFTAKMERTLDDISTGEAAWLPYLQKFYLGETGLETQVKQQESAIDPNQARSVELENLDAKVRIGRYGPYIEADNGSGVVTASIPKDLTPSDLDPEQVQLILKQKTEGPDQLGTDPNTGLPIYILIGKYGPYVQLGEATEENKKPKRASFPKGVTAENLTVEQAVGLLALPRTLGVHPENGGKIQASLGRFGPYVVCDRGKEEGKEYRSLKAGDDVLSITLPRALELLAEPKKGRSSKTSKAKEPLRELGKHPADDEPVNVYDGPYGPYVKHGKTNASVPEGTTVEDVTLAQAVELLAAKASTSKSKSKTSSKSKTTSSTKSKTGTTKKKTTTSTAKKKS from the coding sequence ATGTCAACCCTCGTCATCGTCGAATCTCCAACCAAAGCCCGCACGATTCGGAACTTCCTGCCGAACGATTATCGCGTAGAGGCATCGATGGGTCACGTGCGCGATCTGCCCTCCTCTGCCGATGAAATTCCCGAACAAGTCAAAGGGGAAAAATGGGCGCAGCTTGGGGTCAATGTAGAAGCCGATTTTGAGCCCCTCTACGTCATCCCCAAAACCAAGCAAAAAGTCGTCAAAACCCTCAAAGATGCCCTCAAACAGGCCGATGAGCTGATTCTGGCAACGGACGAAGACCGGGAAGGAGAAAGTATTAGTTGGCATCTGCAAGAAGTGCTTAAACCCAAGGTGCCCATCAAGCGCATGGTGTTTCACGAAATCACCCGGGAGGCGATTCGTGATGCCCTCAACAATTGCCGCACGATTGATTATCAACTGGTCCATGCCCAAGAAACCAGGCGGATTTTAGACCGCTTGGTCGGTTATACCCTCTCGCCCCTATTGTGGAAAAAAATCGCTTCGGGACTCTCTGCCGGTCGGGTGCAGTCCGTGGCGGTGCGCCTGTTGGTCCAACGCGAACGGCAGCGGCGCGCCTTCCGTCAAGGGTCTTATTGGGATTTAAAAGCCCGCTTAGTCCAGGCCAAAACCCCCTTTGAGACCAAACTGGTGACTCTGGGCGATCGCAAAGTTGCCACCGGCAGCGACTTTGATGAATCCACCGGCCAAATTATCGCCGGTCGCAACGTCGTTCTCCTCAACGAAGAACAAGCTAGGGCCTTGGTCACCCAACTCACGGGCAAACCTTGGCAAGTCGCCAAAGTTGAGGAACGTCCCACCACCCGGAAACCTTCCCCTCCCTTTACCACCTCCACCCTCCAACAGGAGGCCAACCGCAAACTGCGGTTATCCGCCAGGGATACGATGAAAATTGCCCAAAGTCTCTACGAAAATGGGTACATCACCTACATGAGAACCGACTCGGTGCATCTGTCAGAACAGGCCCTCACCGCAGCCCGGACCTGTGTGGCAGAAATGTACGGGAAAGAGTATCTCAGTCCCAAACCCAGGCAATATGCCACCAAGAGCAAAGGGGCCCAGGAAGCTCACGAAGCCATTCGTCCGGCGGGAAGCAGCTTCCGCACTCCCCAACAAACCCCCCTCTCGGGACGGGAATTGCAACTCTATGATTTGATTTGGAAACGCACGGTTGCCAGTCAAATGGCCGATGCCCGTCAAACCATCGTAGCGGTGGATTTGCAGGTGGAGAATGCTGGATTTCGGTCCAGTGGCAAGCGGATTGATTTCCCCGGATTTTTACGCGCTTATGTGGAGGGGTCGGATGATCCCGATGCGGCGTTAGAGGACCAAGAGGTGATTTTACCGGCGTTGAAAGTCGGCGATCGCCCCAACTGCCAAAACATCGAGGCAGTGGGCCATGAAACCCAACCCCCGGCCCGATATACGGAAGCCTCCCTAGTCAAAACCCTAGAAAGCGAAGGCATTGGCCGTCCGAGTACCTACGCCAGCATCATCAGTACCATTATTGATCGCGGCTATTCCATCCTCAAAGGGAATGCCCTAGTCCCCACCTTTACCGCCTTTGCCGTCACCGATTTGTTGGAAAAATACTTCCCCGAATTGGTAGACCCCGGGTTTACGGCCAAAATGGAACGCACTCTGGATGATATTTCCACCGGAGAAGCGGCCTGGTTACCCTATCTCCAGAAATTTTATCTCGGGGAAACGGGACTGGAAACCCAAGTCAAACAACAGGAAAGTGCGATCGACCCCAACCAAGCCCGTAGCGTCGAATTGGAGAACCTCGATGCCAAAGTTCGCATCGGGCGCTATGGACCCTATATCGAAGCCGACAATGGTAGCGGGGTCGTCACCGCCTCCATTCCCAAGGACCTTACCCCCTCGGACCTGGACCCGGAACAAGTCCAACTGATTCTCAAGCAAAAAACCGAAGGACCGGACCAACTCGGTACCGACCCCAATACCGGACTGCCGATTTATATCCTGATTGGCAAATATGGCCCTTATGTCCAACTGGGAGAGGCTACGGAAGAGAATAAAAAACCGAAACGGGCTTCTTTCCCCAAAGGGGTGACAGCGGAAAACTTGACTGTAGAACAAGCAGTGGGACTGTTAGCGTTGCCGCGAACCTTGGGAGTGCATCCCGAAAACGGCGGTAAAATCCAAGCGAGTTTAGGGCGATTTGGACCTTATGTGGTCTGCGATCGGGGGAAAGAAGAGGGCAAAGAATATCGGTCCTTGAAAGCCGGAGATGATGTTCTCAGCATCACCCTCCCTCGCGCCTTAGAGTTACTCGCCGAACCGAAAAAGGGACGCAGTAGCAAAACCAGCAAAGCCAAAGAACCCCTGCGCGAACTCGGCAAACATCCAGCAGATGACGAACCCGTGAACGTTTACGACGGACCCTACGGACCCTACGTCAAACATGGGAAAACCAATGCCTCGGTACCCGAAGGCACCACCGTAGAAGATGTCACCCTGGCACAAGCGGTTGAACTCCTGGCTGCAAAAGCATCCACCTCTAAGAGTAAGAGTAAGACTAGCAGCAAATCCAAAACCACCAGTAGTACCAAATCTAAAACCGGGACAACCAAGAAGAAAACCACAACTTCCACCGCGAAGAAAAAGAGTTAA
- a CDS encoding Uma2 family endonuclease yields the protein MIVTAPQNYRNLLGEKRVSLRGLTWQAYQQILHALPQSRSARLTYDRGILEITMPLESHEFALRLIERFIIILIFEMGLKIKTMGSTTMDREELDRGSEPDCAYYIQHQSQVAGRTVDFTADPPPDLVVEVDITHTDIDKNRLYAAMGVPEFWRYNGRELKIYQLIEGIYQECDRSPTFTWVEKEYLYEFLEQAQQDEMEAERRFRERVRGHIASQKKTEG from the coding sequence ATGATTGTCACAGCACCTCAAAATTATCGCAATTTGCTCGGGGAAAAGCGCGTCTCCCTGCGAGGCTTAACTTGGCAAGCTTATCAGCAGATTCTTCATGCTTTACCCCAAAGTCGTTCCGCCCGTCTGACTTATGATCGCGGTATTTTAGAAATTACTATGCCTTTAGAAAGTCACGAATTTGCCCTCCGACTGATTGAACGCTTTATCATTATTCTCATCTTTGAGATGGGGCTGAAGATTAAAACAATGGGGTCTACCACGATGGATCGAGAAGAGTTAGATCGCGGTTCAGAACCCGATTGTGCCTATTATATTCAACATCAATCTCAAGTCGCAGGGCGGACCGTAGATTTTACCGCCGATCCACCCCCCGATTTGGTGGTAGAAGTCGATATAACCCATACGGATATCGACAAAAATCGGCTTTATGCTGCGATGGGAGTGCCGGAATTTTGGCGCTACAATGGCCGGGAATTGAAAATTTATCAATTGATTGAAGGCATTTATCAGGAATGCGATCGCTCTCCTACCTTTACCTGGGTTGAAAAAGAGTATTTATATGAATTCTTAGAACAAGCCCAGCAGGATGAAATGGAGGCAGAACGAAGATTTAGAGAACGAGTTCGAGGGCACATCGCCTCCCAGAAAAAAACCGAAGGCTGA